A single region of the Erythrobacter sp. genome encodes:
- the hisF gene encoding imidazole glycerol phosphate synthase subunit HisF — MTVRIRVIPCLDVAEGRVVKGVNFVDLKDAGDPVEQARAYDAAGADELCFLDISASHEGRGTLLDIVKRTAEVCFMPLTVGGGVRSVEDARALLLAGADKVAVNSAAVARPELVREIAAKFGSQCVVASVDARRVAPEVTVQGGEPEPGPRWEIFTHGGRKATGIDAVEYAKKVADLGAGELLVTSMDGDGTKAGYDLDLTRTIADAVSVPVIASGGVGTLDHLVEGVREGHASAVLAASIFHFGTHSIAEAHKALRDAGLPARGD, encoded by the coding sequence ATGACCGTCCGCATCCGCGTCATCCCCTGTCTCGACGTGGCCGAGGGCCGCGTGGTCAAGGGCGTCAATTTCGTCGACCTCAAGGACGCGGGCGATCCGGTCGAACAGGCGCGCGCCTATGACGCGGCCGGAGCGGACGAACTGTGCTTCCTCGACATATCGGCGAGCCACGAGGGGCGGGGCACGCTGCTCGACATCGTCAAGCGCACGGCGGAGGTGTGCTTCATGCCGCTGACCGTGGGCGGCGGGGTGAGGAGCGTCGAGGATGCGCGCGCGCTGCTGCTGGCGGGCGCGGACAAGGTCGCGGTGAACTCCGCCGCCGTCGCCCGGCCCGAACTCGTGCGCGAGATCGCGGCGAAGTTCGGCAGCCAGTGCGTCGTCGCCAGCGTCGATGCGCGGCGGGTCGCGCCCGAAGTCACCGTGCAGGGCGGGGAGCCCGAGCCGGGCCCGCGCTGGGAAATCTTCACCCACGGCGGCCGCAAGGCGACGGGGATCGACGCGGTCGAATACGCCAAGAAAGTCGCGGACCTCGGCGCGGGCGAATTGCTCGTCACCAGCATGGACGGCGACGGGACCAAGGCGGGCTACGACCTCGACCTCACCCGCACCATCGCCGATGCGGTAAGCGTTCCCGTCATCGCGAGCGGCGGGGTCGGCACTCTCGATCACCTCGTCGAAGGCGTGCGCGAGGGCCATGCGAGCGCGGTGCTCGCCGCCTCGATCTTCCATTTCGGCACGCATTCCATCGCCGAGGCGCACAAGGCTCTCCGCGATGCCGGCCTGCCGGCGCGCGGCGACTGA
- a CDS encoding phosphoribosyl-ATP diphosphatase, whose translation MDTLARLEATIASRRAASPEESYVAKLNAKGVPKIAQKLGEEATEAVIAAVSGSNAELVGESADLLFHLLVLLNARGVSLDHVLAELERREGLSGIEEKASRSE comes from the coding sequence ATGGACACGCTCGCCCGCCTCGAAGCCACCATCGCCTCGCGCCGCGCCGCCTCGCCGGAGGAAAGCTATGTGGCAAAGCTCAACGCCAAGGGCGTCCCCAAGATCGCGCAGAAACTGGGCGAGGAAGCGACCGAGGCTGTGATCGCGGCGGTTTCGGGGAGCAACGCGGAACTGGTCGGCGAAAGCGCGGACCTTCTCTTCCACCTCCTCGTGCTGCTGAACGCGCGCGGCGTGTCGCTCGACCATGTCCTTGCCGAACTCGAACGGCGCGAAGGGCTGTCGGGCATCGAGGAAAAGGCCAGCAGGAGCGAATAA
- a CDS encoding histidine triad nucleotide-binding protein, whose product MPIDATLPYDDDNIFAKILRGEIPSTKVYEDEWAYAFEDINPQATNHTLVIPKGRYVSWDDFSAKASAEEIAGFIRAVGHVAREKGLVEPGYRLLANVGAHAGQEVPHLHVHIFGGEPLGPMIWKRG is encoded by the coding sequence ATGCCGATCGACGCGACCCTTCCCTATGACGACGACAACATCTTTGCGAAGATCCTGCGCGGGGAAATCCCGTCGACCAAGGTCTACGAGGACGAATGGGCCTACGCCTTCGAGGACATCAACCCGCAGGCGACAAACCACACGCTGGTGATCCCCAAGGGCCGCTATGTCAGCTGGGACGATTTTTCCGCGAAGGCTTCGGCCGAGGAAATCGCGGGCTTCATCCGCGCGGTCGGCCATGTCGCGCGGGAGAAGGGGCTGGTCGAGCCGGGCTACCGCCTGCTCGCCAATGTCGGGGCGCACGCCGGGCAGGAAGTGCCGCACCTTCACGTCCACATATTCGGCGGCGAACCCCTCGGCCCGATGATCTGGAAGCGCGGCTGA
- a CDS encoding YbgC/FadM family acyl-CoA thioesterase: MTQPTPPGGVLDGPRHLYAVRVYYEDTDLSGITYHANYLRWFERARSDLLRLLEIDQRAAIESGEGAYAVSEVNLRYLRPAKLDDDVVIETRCTELGAASCRMHQVARRGEEDLCEATLRVGFISLEGRPRRQPAAWRAAFKAFMDQGEI, encoded by the coding sequence ATGACCCAACCGACACCTCCCGGCGGCGTTCTCGATGGCCCGCGGCATCTCTATGCCGTGCGGGTCTATTACGAGGACACCGACCTGTCGGGCATCACCTATCACGCCAATTACCTGCGCTGGTTCGAGCGGGCGCGGTCCGACCTGCTGCGCCTGCTGGAGATAGACCAGCGCGCCGCGATCGAGAGCGGCGAGGGGGCCTATGCGGTCTCCGAGGTGAATTTGCGTTACCTGCGCCCCGCAAAGCTCGACGACGACGTGGTGATCGAGACGCGCTGCACCGAACTCGGCGCGGCGAGCTGCCGGATGCACCAGGTGGCAAGGCGCGGCGAGGAGGATTTGTGCGAAGCCACCCTGCGCGTCGGCTTTATCAGCCTCGAAGGCCGCCCGCGCCGCCAGCCGGCGGCATGGCGCGCCGCCTTCAAGGCGTTCATGGACCAAGGAGAGATCTGA
- the tolQ gene encoding protein TolQ, which translates to MPTTLLAAAATAVGPTRLDPLELFLAADIVVQAVIVGLVLASIWTWTIIVAFTMRRSKLEKKSRAYEVDFWETRDREATLTKQQRREIPSARVAAAGLEEWKKSTGAGKLDADAARQRIAAAMESQVAFEADGLASRLGFLATTGSVAPFVGLFGTIWGIMNSFFQIGAQQSASLAIVAPGIAEALFATAIGLFAAIPAVIAYNRFSNSVNQYEARLQRFADRVHAGLSRELDKV; encoded by the coding sequence ATGCCCACCACCCTGCTTGCCGCGGCCGCAACCGCAGTCGGGCCGACCCGGCTCGACCCGCTCGAGCTGTTCCTCGCCGCCGACATCGTCGTGCAGGCGGTGATCGTCGGGCTGGTGCTGGCGAGCATCTGGACCTGGACGATCATCGTCGCTTTCACCATGCGGCGGAGCAAGCTCGAAAAGAAGTCGCGCGCCTACGAGGTCGATTTCTGGGAAACCCGCGACCGCGAGGCGACCCTGACGAAACAGCAGCGGCGCGAGATTCCCTCGGCCCGGGTCGCGGCGGCGGGGCTGGAAGAGTGGAAGAAATCGACCGGCGCGGGCAAGCTCGATGCCGATGCCGCGCGCCAGCGGATCGCGGCGGCGATGGAAAGCCAGGTCGCTTTCGAGGCGGACGGGCTCGCGTCGCGCCTCGGCTTTCTCGCCACCACCGGATCGGTCGCGCCCTTCGTCGGCCTGTTCGGCACGATCTGGGGGATCATGAACAGCTTCTTCCAGATCGGCGCGCAGCAGAGCGCGAGCCTTGCCATCGTCGCCCCCGGCATCGCCGAAGCGCTGTTCGCGACCGCGATCGGCCTGTTCGCCGCGATCCCTGCGGTCATCGCCTATAACCGCTTTTCGAACAGCGTGAACCAGTACGAGGCGCGGCTGCAACGCTTCGCCGACCGGGTCCATGCCGGGCTCAGCCGCGAACTGGACAAGGTCTGA
- a CDS encoding biopolymer transporter ExbD yields the protein MGVSLSPSGRKRGRRSRRAAMAEINVTPLVDVMLVLLIIFMVTVTLPAVGVPIELPESRANPVEEVPESVTVSIDGEGRIYIADEAVPLGGFPEALAAIGRKSDGELPTLVLRGDRGLDYGRVMAVMGEMNRAGFTKIELVTDGSVTPP from the coding sequence ATGGGCGTCTCGCTTTCCCCCTCGGGCCGCAAGCGGGGCCGCCGTTCGCGCCGCGCCGCCATGGCCGAGATCAACGTCACCCCGCTCGTCGACGTCATGCTGGTGTTGCTCATCATCTTCATGGTGACGGTGACGCTGCCCGCGGTCGGCGTGCCCATCGAACTGCCCGAAAGCCGCGCCAACCCGGTCGAGGAAGTGCCCGAAAGCGTCACCGTCAGCATCGACGGTGAGGGCCGCATCTACATCGCCGATGAAGCCGTGCCCTTGGGCGGCTTTCCCGAGGCGCTCGCGGCGATAGGTCGGAAGAGTGACGGAGAGCTTCCGACGCTGGTTCTGCGCGGCGATCGGGGGCTCGACTATGGCCGTGTGATGGCCGTGATGGGGGAGATGAACCGCGCCGGCTTCACGAAAATCGAACTGGTCACCGACGGTTCAGTTACGCCGCCATAG
- a CDS encoding energy transducer TonB codes for MGETATLRSEDRTGLLVAVILHALLVAVLALQWSAPPPPVSQRMTVSLASEVALEASAPDPVPESRAAIAPTLADSPEPAPAETRAETPPPPPTPTTRQAAREPAPSRERSRPDRQPARETPRQPAREEPAGGSRIGENFLEGSGSSTTTDETRIPASQIGASAKASIIQAIVRQIRPHWTAPSGADAELLVTELAFDLNEDGSLKGRPRVLRQSGVTDANRAQQALHAERAIRAVQLAAPFDLPDEYYNAWKSIRGARFDRNLSR; via the coding sequence ATGGGAGAGACCGCCACATTGCGCAGCGAGGATCGCACCGGGCTTCTGGTCGCGGTGATCCTGCACGCCTTGCTGGTGGCGGTGCTGGCGCTGCAATGGAGCGCGCCCCCGCCGCCCGTCAGCCAGCGCATGACGGTAAGCCTTGCAAGCGAGGTCGCCCTGGAAGCGAGCGCGCCCGATCCCGTACCCGAAAGCCGCGCCGCGATTGCCCCGACGCTGGCGGACAGTCCTGAGCCCGCTCCTGCCGAGACGCGCGCCGAAACCCCGCCGCCACCGCCGACGCCCACCACCCGGCAGGCTGCCCGCGAGCCCGCGCCAAGCCGCGAGCGCAGCCGCCCCGACCGCCAGCCCGCGCGCGAGACGCCGCGCCAGCCCGCGCGCGAGGAGCCTGCGGGCGGCAGCCGCATCGGCGAGAACTTCCTCGAAGGCTCGGGCTCCTCGACCACCACCGACGAGACCCGCATCCCCGCCTCCCAGATCGGCGCCAGCGCCAAGGCGTCGATCATCCAGGCGATCGTGCGCCAGATCCGCCCGCACTGGACTGCGCCGAGCGGGGCGGATGCGGAGCTTCTCGTCACCGAACTCGCCTTCGACCTCAATGAGGACGGCAGCCTCAAGGGCCGTCCGCGCGTGCTGCGGCAGAGCGGCGTCACCGACGCCAACCGCGCGCAGCAGGCGCTCCACGCCGAACGCGCCATCCGCGCCGTGCAACTCGCCGCGCCCTTCGATCTCCCGGACGAATATTACAACGCATGGAAGTCGATCCGCGGCGCCCGCTTCGATAGGAACCTTTCACGATGA
- the tolB gene encoding Tol-Pal system beta propeller repeat protein TolB has protein sequence MNRTLTLLAALALGASPASLSAQTTDLGEPVAEGGAVETTGTQASGEDAEGGLTFTVTDESDWSDIGVAIPAFATDRNRATPASSDGTEALGREIARVITANLRNNGLFKPVGPDSLPQPTFPQITSPAWGSWSGRGAEMLVHGYVRARDDEKLVVGCYLYDVALQDELIREGWVVRPADWRRAAHKCSDLIYARLTGEDPFFDSRIAYIAETGPKDNRVKRLAVMDSDGANHRFITLGSATALTPRYSPDYSKILYLSYVDGNPRIYVYDIGSGRQQLVTENANPTLAPRWSPDGRHILYSMAVAGNTDIYRVPVSGGQAERLTSAPGIDIAGSYSPDGSKIVFESDRSGAQQCYIMDADGSNQKRISFFGGRCATPEWSPRGDQIAFTRIAGDFNIAVMTPSGGNMRVLTRGWQDEAPTWAPNGRIIQFFRTARNSGRSSLWQVDLTGRNERRLPTPVDASDPAWGPIRP, from the coding sequence ATGAACCGCACCCTTACCCTTCTCGCCGCTCTCGCGCTTGGCGCCTCGCCTGCCTCCCTGTCGGCCCAGACCACCGACCTCGGCGAGCCGGTGGCCGAAGGCGGCGCGGTCGAGACGACCGGCACGCAGGCTTCGGGCGAAGATGCCGAGGGCGGGCTGACCTTCACCGTCACCGACGAGAGCGACTGGTCCGACATCGGGGTCGCCATCCCCGCCTTCGCGACCGACCGCAACCGGGCGACGCCCGCCAGCAGCGACGGGACCGAGGCGCTGGGCCGCGAGATCGCGCGGGTCATTACCGCCAATCTGAGGAACAACGGACTGTTCAAGCCGGTCGGCCCCGACAGTCTGCCGCAGCCCACATTCCCGCAGATAACCTCGCCCGCCTGGGGCAGCTGGTCGGGCCGGGGCGCCGAGATGCTCGTACATGGCTATGTCCGCGCACGCGACGATGAAAAGCTGGTGGTCGGCTGCTATCTTTATGACGTCGCATTGCAGGACGAACTGATCCGCGAGGGCTGGGTGGTGCGCCCAGCCGACTGGCGGCGTGCGGCGCACAAGTGCTCCGACCTCATCTACGCCCGCCTGACCGGCGAAGACCCGTTCTTCGACAGCCGCATCGCCTATATCGCGGAGACCGGGCCGAAGGATAACCGGGTCAAGCGGCTCGCGGTAATGGACAGCGACGGGGCGAACCACCGCTTCATCACACTGGGCAGCGCGACGGCGCTCACCCCGCGCTATTCGCCCGATTATTCGAAGATCCTCTACCTGTCCTATGTCGACGGGAACCCGCGGATCTACGTCTACGACATCGGCTCGGGCCGGCAGCAGCTGGTGACCGAGAACGCCAACCCGACGCTCGCCCCCCGCTGGTCGCCCGACGGGCGGCACATCCTCTATTCGATGGCGGTCGCGGGCAACACCGACATCTACCGCGTGCCGGTGTCGGGCGGCCAGGCCGAGCGGCTGACGAGCGCGCCGGGCATCGACATCGCCGGATCCTATTCGCCCGACGGGTCGAAGATCGTCTTCGAAAGCGACCGTTCGGGCGCGCAGCAGTGCTACATCATGGATGCAGACGGTTCGAACCAGAAGCGCATCAGCTTCTTCGGCGGGCGCTGCGCCACGCCCGAATGGAGCCCGCGCGGCGACCAGATCGCCTTCACGCGGATCGCGGGCGATTTCAACATCGCCGTAATGACGCCGTCGGGCGGCAATATGCGCGTGCTCACCCGAGGCTGGCAGGACGAGGCGCCGACCTGGGCGCCCAATGGCCGCATCATCCAGTTCTTCCGGACGGCGAGGAATTCGGGCCGTTCGTCCCTGTGGCAAGTCGATCTCACCGGTCGCAACGAGAGGAGGCTGCCGACGCCGGTCGACGCGTCGGACCCGGCATGGGGACCGATTCGTCCCTGA
- the pal gene encoding peptidoglycan-associated lipoprotein Pal: protein MTISLSRCATAALITSTLALGACSKKAPEELPPAPAATSAPETPQTRPTTPTGPQVGTQQHFADAVGSSTTIYFDTDRYNIDSQDAAALQAQAQYFARYPQVNFTIEGHADERGTREYNLALGERRANAAKNYLVSLGVSPDRIRTVSYGKERPVALASTPEAWAQNRRAASVVIN from the coding sequence ATGACCATCTCCCTTTCGCGCTGCGCGACCGCCGCGCTCATCACCTCGACCCTCGCGCTCGGCGCGTGTTCCAAGAAGGCGCCCGAGGAACTGCCGCCCGCCCCGGCTGCGACGAGCGCGCCCGAGACGCCGCAGACGCGGCCCACCACGCCGACCGGACCGCAAGTCGGCACGCAGCAGCATTTCGCCGATGCGGTCGGTTCCTCGACGACGATCTATTTCGACACCGATCGCTACAATATCGACAGCCAGGACGCCGCCGCATTGCAGGCGCAGGCGCAGTATTTCGCGCGCTACCCGCAGGTGAACTTCACCATCGAGGGCCACGCCGACGAACGCGGCACGCGCGAATACAACCTCGCGCTGGGCGAACGGCGCGCCAATGCGGCGAAGAATTATCTCGTGAGCCTCGGGGTCTCGCCCGACCGCATCCGCACGGTCAGCTACGGCAAGGAGCGCCCGGTCGCGCTCGCCTCCACGCCCGAGGCATGGGCGCAGAATCGCCGCGCGGCGAGCGTGGTCATCAACTGA
- a CDS encoding J domain-containing protein: MSRARRSNDWGFPRWRGYDASREATTVRLCDRHGCEEKGDCPAPKAPNSPERWYFCQRHAAEYNSKWDYFEGLEKAERAERAKAERAESAGYAESAHYGWAGSGDGSRSADEMRALELLGLEADAEFDAIKKAYRQRAKQVHPDVKPGDEEAAREFQALQVAYEVLRAGEERRTWRG; encoded by the coding sequence ATGAGCCGCGCGCGCCGCTCGAACGACTGGGGCTTTCCGCGCTGGCGCGGCTACGACGCCTCGCGCGAGGCGACGACGGTGCGGCTATGCGACCGGCACGGCTGCGAGGAGAAGGGCGATTGTCCCGCGCCCAAGGCGCCCAACAGCCCCGAACGCTGGTATTTCTGCCAGCGCCACGCAGCCGAATACAATTCGAAATGGGACTATTTCGAGGGCCTCGAGAAGGCCGAGCGAGCCGAGCGCGCCAAGGCCGAAAGGGCCGAAAGCGCGGGCTATGCCGAAAGCGCGCATTACGGCTGGGCCGGGTCGGGCGACGGGTCGCGCAGCGCGGACGAAATGCGCGCGCTCGAACTGCTCGGGCTTGAAGCCGATGCCGAATTCGACGCGATCAAGAAAGCCTATCGCCAGCGCGCGAAACAGGTCCACCCCGACGTGAAACCGGGCGACGAGGAAGCCGCGCGCGAATTCCAGGCGTTGCAGGTCGCCTATGAAGTGCTGCGCGCGGGCGAGGAACGGCGCACGTGGCGGGGATAG
- a CDS encoding SDR family NAD(P)-dependent oxidoreductase, which translates to MTDRRKPVFLVIGAGAGIGGQAAIRFAAGGYHAVLARRSDEESLARLVGAIEEAGGSATGTLVNAAEDGAIEALVERVERDIGPIGAMLYNLGAQIGNRSLADTSLRTFELGWRLACFGLFRLAHAAFPAMVDRARNGGPHGTLLVTSATAAMRGNAGQHSHAAAMGGRRMLCQTLNAEFAPKGIHVAHVVVDGAVDSPDTLGKLLGDKYEAFKARKGPEGVIDPAVLAETYWHLAQQPRHCWTHEIDVRPWSDVAWWNDNPNPEIDSKGKGFAGPKGG; encoded by the coding sequence ATGACCGACAGGCGCAAACCCGTCTTCCTCGTGATCGGGGCGGGCGCCGGCATCGGCGGGCAGGCGGCGATACGCTTCGCGGCGGGCGGGTATCACGCGGTGCTCGCCCGCCGCAGCGACGAGGAGAGCCTGGCCCGGCTTGTCGGCGCGATCGAGGAGGCGGGGGGCAGCGCGACAGGCACGCTGGTGAACGCGGCCGAGGACGGCGCGATCGAGGCGCTGGTCGAACGGGTCGAGCGCGACATCGGGCCTATCGGGGCGATGCTCTACAATCTCGGCGCGCAGATCGGGAACCGCAGCCTTGCCGACACGTCGCTCCGGACGTTCGAGCTGGGCTGGCGGCTGGCGTGCTTCGGCCTGTTCAGGCTCGCCCATGCGGCCTTTCCGGCGATGGTCGATCGCGCGCGAAACGGCGGTCCGCACGGCACGCTGCTCGTCACCTCGGCCACGGCGGCGATGCGCGGCAATGCGGGGCAGCACAGCCACGCTGCGGCCATGGGCGGGCGGCGTATGCTGTGCCAGACGCTTAACGCCGAATTTGCGCCAAAGGGCATCCACGTCGCGCACGTGGTGGTCGACGGCGCGGTGGATTCGCCCGACACGCTGGGCAAGCTGCTGGGCGACAAATACGAGGCGTTCAAGGCGAGGAAGGGGCCCGAGGGCGTGATCGACCCCGCCGTGCTGGCCGAAACCTACTGGCATCTCGCGCAGCAACCGCGCCATTGCTGGACGCACGAAATCGACGTGCGCCCGTGGAGTGATGTCGCGTGGTGGAACGACAATCCGAACCCGGAGATCGATTCGAAGGGCAAGGGCTTCGCGGGACCGAAAGGCGGCTGA
- a CDS encoding cystathionine gamma-synthase family protein, translating to MPDAIDAHDTPTPRRKPKPEKTTIGGRELKPSTLMMGLGYDPVLSEGSLKAPIFLTSTFAFESAAAGKRHFEGITGMREGGAEGLVYSRFNGPNQEILEDRLAVWDGAEDALTFSSGMTAICILMMAYANQNDVIVHSGPLYAASEGFVAKVLSRFGVTYVDFPAGASRETLDEVMAKAKAQADEQGGKVALVYLESPGNPTNALVDIEAVKAARDAALDPAETPIAIDNTFLGPLWQRPLDHGADIVAYSLTKYVGGHSDLVAGSIAGAKKWMDPVRALRNTMGGIVDPNTAWMLLRSLETVELRMQRAGENAAKVCAFLKKHPKVAGLGYLGMIEDERQQDIYDRHCLGAGSTFSLFLEGGEEECFRFLDNLTIAKLAVSLGGTETLASHPASMTHLSVPHARRQQLGITDSLVRISIGIEDADDLIADFEQALEYV from the coding sequence ATGCCGGACGCCATAGACGCACACGACACCCCGACTCCGCGCCGCAAGCCGAAGCCGGAGAAGACCACCATCGGCGGGCGCGAACTCAAGCCCTCGACCCTGATGATGGGGCTGGGCTACGACCCGGTCCTTTCGGAAGGATCGCTCAAAGCCCCGATCTTCCTCACATCGACCTTCGCCTTCGAAAGCGCGGCGGCGGGCAAGCGCCATTTCGAAGGCATCACCGGAATGCGCGAAGGCGGGGCGGAGGGCCTCGTCTATTCGCGCTTCAACGGGCCGAACCAGGAAATCCTCGAAGACCGCCTCGCGGTGTGGGACGGGGCCGAGGACGCGCTGACCTTCTCATCCGGCATGACCGCGATCTGCATCCTGATGATGGCCTATGCGAACCAGAACGACGTGATCGTCCATTCCGGCCCGCTCTACGCCGCGTCCGAAGGTTTCGTTGCCAAGGTGCTTTCCCGCTTCGGCGTCACCTATGTCGATTTCCCTGCAGGAGCGAGCCGCGAAACGCTCGACGAGGTGATGGCCAAGGCGAAGGCCCAGGCCGACGAACAGGGCGGCAAGGTCGCGCTGGTCTATCTCGAAAGCCCCGGCAACCCGACCAATGCCCTGGTCGACATCGAGGCGGTCAAGGCCGCGCGCGATGCGGCTCTCGATCCGGCCGAGACCCCGATCGCGATCGACAACACCTTCCTCGGCCCGCTGTGGCAGCGCCCGCTCGATCACGGAGCCGACATCGTCGCCTATTCGCTGACCAAGTATGTCGGCGGCCATTCGGACCTCGTCGCCGGTTCGATCGCCGGGGCCAAGAAGTGGATGGACCCGGTGCGCGCGCTGAGGAACACGATGGGCGGGATCGTCGATCCGAACACGGCGTGGATGCTGCTGCGGAGCCTCGAGACGGTCGAACTCAGGATGCAGCGCGCGGGCGAGAACGCGGCCAAGGTCTGCGCCTTCCTGAAGAAGCACCCCAAGGTCGCAGGGCTCGGCTATCTCGGCATGATCGAGGATGAGCGCCAGCAGGACATCTACGACCGCCATTGCCTCGGCGCGGGATCGACCTTCTCGCTTTTCCTCGAAGGTGGGGAGGAGGAATGTTTCCGCTTCCTCGACAACCTCACCATCGCCAAGCTCGCGGTGAGCCTCGGCGGGACCGAAACGCTGGCGAGCCACCCCGCGAGCATGACCCACCTCTCGGTCCCGCACGCACGCCGCCAGCAGCTCGGCATCACCGACAGCCTCGTGCGGATCAGCATCGGGATCGAGGACGCGGACGACCTCATCGCCGATTTCGAGCAGGCGCTGGAATATGTGTGA
- a CDS encoding SLC13 family permease: MDAKRIGLALGPFAFALTAFTAPPAGMPGEAWLVAGLVVWMASWWMTEAVPLTVTALLPFIILPFGGVSTAAETASTYYSPILFLLLGGAFIALAIERTGLHKRLSLAILRVVGAGGGKTQLLLAFMIAAALLSMLISNTSTTLIMMPMALAVLSGGASLSGAVPASAGTSGQAARSPAHPPGSVSSRVEGRGSGRPGSAEASQENNSRPGSAKPQDDAPDRDGLSGALPMGIAFASSIGGLGTIVGSPTNAIAIGLLDSGIGMRISFAQWTLYGLPIVILGVPVAAWIIARFQRVAQHPFDVVAARAAIACKPEWSVPEVRLTAIVALTFLAWMTRPLVTPYLPEGSWGDGTIAIIASLALFLLPDGTGRPMLVWREADRAPWGMILMFGGGLALAAGMQASGLAEWLGQALLPLGSWPLPLVALAVVAMIIVVTEFASNVATASAIIPVVAALTLALGADPILLAMPAALASSWGFMLPAGTGPNAIAWSTGRIRIERMVGAGFVLDLVGVVLIVAGVWAVAALV; the protein is encoded by the coding sequence ATGGATGCGAAGAGGATCGGCCTTGCCCTCGGCCCGTTCGCCTTCGCGCTGACGGCCTTCACCGCGCCGCCCGCCGGGATGCCCGGCGAGGCGTGGCTGGTCGCCGGGCTGGTCGTGTGGATGGCAAGCTGGTGGATGACCGAGGCGGTCCCGCTGACCGTCACCGCGCTGCTTCCCTTCATTATCCTGCCCTTCGGCGGTGTCTCGACCGCGGCCGAGACGGCGAGCACCTATTATTCGCCGATCCTGTTCCTGCTGCTGGGCGGAGCCTTCATCGCGCTGGCGATCGAGCGCACCGGCCTGCACAAGCGCCTCAGCCTCGCGATCCTGCGCGTGGTCGGGGCCGGCGGGGGCAAAACGCAGCTTCTGCTCGCCTTCATGATCGCCGCGGCGCTGCTGTCGATGCTGATCTCGAACACCTCGACGACGCTCATCATGATGCCGATGGCGCTGGCCGTCCTGTCGGGCGGCGCGTCCTTGTCGGGTGCGGTTCCGGCATCCGCCGGAACCTCGGGCCAGGCCGCCCGCTCCCCCGCCCATCCACCCGGCAGCGTATCCTCAAGGGTGGAAGGGCGGGGGAGCGGGCGGCCCGGTAGCGCGGAAGCGTCGCAAGAAAACAACTCCCGGCCTGGTAGCGCGAAGCCGCAAGACGACGCGCCCGATCGCGACGGCCTGTCCGGCGCTCTGCCGATGGGTATCGCCTTCGCCTCCTCGATCGGCGGGCTGGGGACGATCGTCGGCTCGCCCACGAACGCGATCGCGATCGGCCTGCTCGACAGCGGCATCGGGATGCGGATCAGTTTCGCGCAGTGGACGCTTTACGGCCTTCCCATCGTCATTCTCGGCGTGCCTGTCGCAGCGTGGATCATCGCCCGGTTCCAGCGCGTGGCACAGCATCCCTTCGACGTGGTCGCAGCGCGCGCAGCGATCGCGTGCAAGCCCGAATGGAGCGTGCCCGAGGTCAGGCTCACCGCGATCGTCGCGCTCACCTTTCTCGCCTGGATGACCCGCCCGCTCGTCACACCCTACCTGCCCGAGGGTTCATGGGGCGACGGGACCATCGCCATCATCGCGAGCCTCGCGCTGTTTCTTCTCCCCGACGGGACCGGGCGACCGATGCTGGTCTGGCGCGAAGCCGACCGCGCGCCCTGGGGCATGATCCTGATGTTCGGGGGCGGGCTGGCGCTTGCCGCGGGAATGCAGGCATCGGGCCTTGCCGAATGGCTCGGCCAGGCGCTGCTCCCTCTTGGAAGCTGGCCGCTGCCGCTGGTGGCCCTTGCGGTGGTGGCGATGATTATCGTCGTCACCGAATTCGCCAGCAACGTCGCCACGGCCAGCGCGATCATCCCGGTGGTCGCCGCGCTCACTCTCGCGCTCGGGGCGGACCCGATCCTGCTCGCCATGCCCGCCGCGCTCGCGTCGAGCTGGGGCTTCATGCTGCCCGCGGGGACCGGGCCGAATGCAATCGCATGGAGCACCGGGCGCATCCGGATCGAGCGCATGGTGGGGGCCGGTTTCGTGCTCGATCTCGTCGGCGTGGTGCTGATCGTCGCGGGCGTGTGGGCAGTGGCCGCGCTGGTCTAG